In the Kribbella sp. NBC_00482 genome, one interval contains:
- a CDS encoding GPR1/FUN34/YaaH family transporter, which yields MTTIDADAHSVPEVQLAAEAAAPAVTGDPALIGLPSFIVGSVALGLVLVGYVSAAAVGASLPIIIAATGLGLVIAAVWSAAVGQSAVAGVFGIFAGFWLSYATLVLGLTHNWFAVVAADALHTQGLFLISWLVIVGMLTLATLRLPVAYTVLFALIEIALVLVLIGTLQQSAGTLKVAGVVVFVFAAVGVYLFFSSASQATGGRALPLGQPLVRA from the coding sequence ATGACCACCATCGACGCCGATGCTCACAGCGTCCCAGAAGTACAACTTGCCGCTGAAGCCGCGGCCCCGGCGGTGACCGGTGACCCAGCGCTGATCGGTCTCCCCAGTTTCATCGTGGGATCGGTCGCGCTCGGTCTGGTCCTTGTGGGCTACGTATCTGCGGCGGCGGTCGGGGCCTCGCTCCCGATCATCATCGCCGCCACCGGTCTCGGTCTGGTGATCGCGGCCGTCTGGTCGGCGGCCGTCGGCCAGAGCGCGGTGGCTGGAGTGTTCGGCATCTTCGCCGGATTCTGGCTGAGCTACGCGACGCTCGTACTGGGCCTGACGCACAACTGGTTCGCCGTCGTCGCCGCGGACGCCCTCCATACGCAGGGTCTGTTCCTGATCTCCTGGCTGGTGATAGTCGGGATGCTGACGCTGGCCACACTCCGACTTCCCGTTGCCTACACGGTGCTGTTCGCATTGATCGAGATCGCCTTGGTGCTGGTCTTGATCGGCACACTGCAGCAATCAGCCGGCACGCTGAAGGTCGCCGGCGTGGTGGTGTTCGTGTTCGCCGCGGTGGGTGTCTATCTCTTCTTCAGTTCGGCGTCACAGGCAACAGGCGGAAGAGCGCTTCCCCTCGGACAGCCACTCGTCCGCGCCTGA
- a CDS encoding ABC transporter permease, producing the protein MSHQGVVAACSDAVTMIDRSVRLARRNVDTLFASILLPLLMMALFVYVFGGAINTGTEYVNYVVPGILLLTTGYGASSTAMVVADDMNSGMIDRLRSLPIHSFAVLTGHVVASVARNATSTAIVILASLGMGFRPQGGVVDWLAAIGLLLLYVVALSWLAAGLGVIAKSVESASTLSFFMLFLPYLSSAFVQPESMPSWLRPISEHQPITPVIETVRSLLVGTPMENNGWLALAWCCGLLLFSVVLATALYRRRARR; encoded by the coding sequence ATGTCACACCAGGGAGTCGTCGCCGCCTGCTCGGACGCGGTGACCATGATCGACCGCAGTGTGCGGCTGGCCCGGCGCAACGTCGACACGTTGTTCGCGTCGATCCTGCTGCCGTTGCTGATGATGGCGTTGTTCGTCTACGTGTTCGGCGGCGCGATCAACACCGGGACGGAGTACGTGAACTACGTCGTACCGGGGATCCTGCTGCTCACCACCGGGTACGGAGCCTCGTCGACGGCGATGGTCGTCGCCGACGACATGAACAGCGGGATGATCGACCGCCTGCGCTCGCTACCCATCCACAGCTTCGCCGTACTGACCGGACATGTGGTCGCGAGCGTGGCGCGCAACGCGACGTCGACGGCGATCGTCATCCTGGCCTCGCTCGGGATGGGGTTCCGCCCCCAGGGCGGTGTGGTGGACTGGCTCGCGGCGATCGGGCTGCTGTTGCTGTACGTCGTGGCGCTGTCCTGGCTCGCGGCGGGGCTCGGAGTCATCGCCAAGTCGGTCGAGTCGGCCAGCACACTCAGCTTCTTCATGCTGTTCCTGCCGTACCTCAGCAGCGCGTTCGTGCAGCCGGAGTCGATGCCGTCGTGGTTGCGGCCGATCAGCGAGCACCAACCGATCACGCCGGTGATCGAGACCGTCCGCAGTTTGCTGGTCGGAACGCCGATGGAGAACAACGGCTGGCTCGCACTCGCCTGGTGTTGTGGTCTACTCCTGTTCTCCGTCGTACTGGCGACCGCGCTGTATCGGAGACGGGCTCGCCGCTGA
- a CDS encoding proline racemase family protein, which produces MDDVSVVDYHTAGEPFRIVTSVELPGTSVADRRVGAQSSEAIDAVRRLLVNEPRGHADMYGGFVVPGDDDGADFGVVFWHKDGYSTACGHGTIALATWAVESGLVQVADDGETEIVIDVPSGRVTARVSCADGSVLSVAFRNVPSYVLSRGVQVPTARGSVLADISYGGAFYASVLASSVGLSVTPTCYADLIAIGREIKWALDAVAVHPHDPRLSGLYGTILYDDLGPAHQRNLAVFADGEADRSPCGSGTSARLALLHDEGRLRTGQVLRHDSIVGTTFLGRVVEETPDGVITEVTGTAYRTGTATFTLDPRDTVGTGFTLR; this is translated from the coding sequence GTGGACGATGTCAGCGTTGTGGACTATCACACGGCCGGGGAGCCCTTCCGGATCGTGACCTCGGTCGAGCTCCCGGGAACCTCCGTCGCAGACCGCCGGGTCGGGGCGCAGTCGTCCGAGGCGATCGACGCCGTACGGCGGTTGCTGGTGAACGAGCCCCGTGGTCATGCGGACATGTACGGCGGGTTCGTCGTACCGGGTGATGACGACGGCGCCGACTTCGGCGTGGTGTTCTGGCACAAGGACGGGTACTCGACCGCCTGCGGGCACGGGACGATCGCGCTCGCGACCTGGGCGGTCGAAAGCGGTCTGGTCCAGGTGGCCGATGACGGCGAGACGGAGATCGTCATCGACGTACCGTCGGGGCGGGTGACCGCGCGGGTCAGTTGCGCTGACGGTTCGGTGTTGAGCGTTGCCTTCCGCAACGTTCCGTCGTACGTGCTGAGCCGTGGCGTGCAGGTGCCGACAGCGCGCGGATCGGTGCTGGCAGACATCAGCTACGGCGGGGCGTTCTATGCCTCCGTGCTTGCGTCATCGGTCGGCCTGTCGGTGACGCCGACGTGCTACGCGGACCTGATCGCGATCGGTCGCGAGATCAAGTGGGCCTTGGACGCGGTCGCCGTACATCCTCACGATCCTCGCTTGAGCGGTCTCTACGGCACGATCCTGTACGACGACCTCGGGCCGGCGCACCAGCGCAACCTCGCGGTGTTCGCCGACGGCGAGGCCGATCGCTCCCCCTGCGGATCCGGTACGTCGGCACGCCTCGCCCTCCTGCACGACGAAGGACGCCTGCGCACGGGTCAGGTCCTGCGCCACGACTCCATCGTCGGTACGACGTTCCTCGGCCGCGTCGTCGAGGAGACCCCGGACGGCGTCATCACCGAAGTCACCGGCACCGCCTACCGGACCGGGACCGCGACGTTCACCCTGGATCCCCGAGACACAGTCGGCACCGGCTTCACCCTCCGCTGA
- a CDS encoding putative quinol monooxygenase — translation MIFITAKFRVKPEHADNWPSITADFTAATRAEPGCLWYDWSRSLDDPNEYVLVEAFADDDAATHHVTSAHFKAAQEHLPPHLVETPRIVNFKLPQDDWSELGELAVK, via the coding sequence ATGATCTTCATCACCGCCAAGTTCCGGGTGAAGCCTGAGCACGCCGACAACTGGCCGTCCATCACTGCCGACTTCACGGCAGCAACCCGCGCCGAACCGGGCTGCCTGTGGTACGACTGGTCCCGCTCCCTGGACGACCCGAACGAGTACGTGCTGGTCGAGGCCTTCGCCGACGACGACGCCGCGACCCATCACGTCACCTCGGCCCACTTCAAGGCCGCCCAGGAGCACCTGCCCCCGCACCTGGTCGAAACGCCCCGCATCGTCAACTTCAAACTCCCCCAGGACGACTGGTCCGAACTCGGCGAACTCGCCGTGAAGTGA